In one window of Mucilaginibacter auburnensis DNA:
- a CDS encoding Lrp/AsnC family transcriptional regulator — protein sequence MEELDETDKALLKLLGNDSEITIKEMAAKVNLSPSPVFERVKRLKAGGYIKKYIALIDAEKLNYGLIIFCNIKLKQHDKSIGHDFVSDIMKLDEVTECYNISGDFDFLLKVYARDMKHYQDFVFNKLGSVTSIGSTHSTFVMCENKNTHNINL from the coding sequence ATGGAAGAATTAGACGAAACCGATAAAGCGCTGTTAAAATTATTAGGTAATGACTCCGAGATCACCATAAAAGAGATGGCTGCAAAGGTTAACCTGTCGCCTTCCCCAGTTTTTGAACGGGTGAAAAGATTAAAGGCAGGCGGCTACATTAAAAAATATATTGCTTTAATAGATGCCGAAAAACTCAACTACGGACTGATAATTTTTTGCAACATTAAACTCAAGCAGCACGACAAAAGCATTGGACATGATTTTGTGAGCGATATAATGAAACTGGACGAGGTAACGGAGTGCTATAACATATCTGGCGATTTTGATTTTCTGCTGAAAGTTTACGCCCGGGATATGAAACACTACCAGGATTTTGTTTTTAACAAATTAGGTTCGGTAACCAGCATTGGAAGCACGCACAGTACGTTTGTTATGTGCGAGAATAAGAATACGCACAATATTAATTTGTGA
- a CDS encoding helix-turn-helix domain-containing protein, translating to MKKAESRLLKVESLSDAHRAFGLPQPKHPLISLLNGEHTHIDISKIPEQHVLGFYKISYKPQLKGRIKYGQGYYDFDEGGLLFASPGQIIGGPFDDETVCSEYTLIIHPDFLLGYPLAKNIKNYGFFSYSANEALHISESEKEIIMSIFKNIEAEIESRIDDFSQDVMIAQIELLLNYANRFYKRQFLTRKSVNNNLLQKMEELLDEHFNNEAALTAGIPSVQQLAEKLNLSPSYLSDMLRTHTGQNAQQHIHNKLIEKAKERLSTTNLSVSEVAYALGFEHPQSFSKLFKTKTNLSPLEFRKAFN from the coding sequence ATGAAAAAAGCAGAAAGCCGCCTTCTAAAAGTTGAGTCGTTGTCTGATGCGCACCGCGCCTTTGGTTTACCGCAGCCTAAGCATCCGCTTATTAGTTTGCTTAACGGTGAACACACCCATATTGATATCTCTAAAATTCCTGAACAGCATGTTTTGGGTTTTTATAAAATATCCTACAAGCCACAACTAAAAGGGCGCATAAAGTACGGACAAGGCTATTATGACTTTGATGAAGGCGGCTTGCTCTTTGCATCACCCGGACAAATAATTGGTGGCCCTTTTGATGACGAAACCGTATGCTCTGAGTACACGCTAATTATTCACCCCGATTTCCTTTTAGGATATCCGCTGGCTAAGAACATTAAAAATTACGGTTTCTTTTCGTATTCGGCTAACGAAGCGCTTCATATATCTGAAAGTGAAAAGGAAATTATCATGTCTATCTTCAAAAACATTGAAGCCGAGATAGAGAGCAGGATAGATGATTTTAGTCAGGATGTAATGATAGCGCAAATTGAGTTGCTGCTTAACTATGCCAACCGGTTTTACAAGCGACAGTTCCTCACCCGTAAATCGGTAAACAATAACCTGTTGCAAAAAATGGAGGAGCTGTTAGATGAACATTTTAACAACGAGGCTGCATTAACCGCAGGTATACCTTCGGTTCAGCAACTGGCAGAAAAGCTCAACCTGTCGCCAAGCTATTTAAGCGACATGCTGCGCACCCATACCGGCCAAAATGCGCAACAGCACATTCATAATAAATTGATAGAAAAGGCAAAGGAGCGACTGTCAACCACCAATTTATCCGTAAGCGAAGTAGCTTACGCGTTAGGCTTTGAGCATCCGCAATCATTCAGTAAGCTGTTTAAAACAAAGACCAATTTATCGCCGCTGGAGTTCAGGAAGGCGTTTAATTGA
- a CDS encoding SDR family NAD(P)-dependent oxidoreductase, with translation MEKQNKVWFITGASRGFGRVWAEAALQRGDKVAATARKIESISALKDQYGDNVLLLELDVTNHAQVKEAVEKAHALFGRLDIILNNAGYSLVGTIEEGSAEEIRALYETNVLGPVAVIQAALPLLRQQGYGHIMGTSSNVGIVTIPVIGYYSSSKWAFEAIYESLAAEVKQFNIKVTVIEPGAYATEFGSQDSLKFTSPLDVYTDFKTEFFGHLREMEQGDPAATPQALFKMVDSENPPLRFNLGSHNLPLTRKTYAERLAEWEAWDEVSASAQGNTK, from the coding sequence ATGGAAAAGCAAAATAAAGTATGGTTCATTACCGGCGCATCTCGCGGTTTTGGACGTGTTTGGGCTGAAGCAGCCCTGCAACGTGGCGACAAGGTAGCAGCTACCGCACGTAAAATAGAAAGCATATCGGCCTTAAAAGACCAGTATGGCGACAATGTATTATTACTTGAACTGGATGTAACCAACCATGCACAGGTAAAAGAGGCGGTTGAAAAAGCGCATGCGCTTTTTGGCCGCTTAGATATTATTTTGAACAATGCGGGTTACTCACTGGTAGGCACCATTGAAGAGGGCAGCGCCGAAGAGATCCGCGCGCTTTATGAAACCAATGTTTTAGGCCCTGTTGCGGTTATACAAGCCGCGCTGCCGCTCTTAAGACAACAAGGTTATGGGCATATAATGGGTACGTCAAGCAATGTGGGCATTGTTACCATACCGGTTATTGGTTATTACAGCTCGTCAAAATGGGCATTTGAGGCTATTTACGAAAGTTTGGCAGCCGAAGTTAAACAGTTTAATATTAAGGTAACTGTTATTGAGCCGGGTGCATATGCCACAGAGTTTGGTAGCCAGGATTCTTTAAAATTTACTTCTCCGCTGGATGTTTATACCGATTTTAAAACAGAATTCTTTGGCCATTTGAGAGAGATGGAACAAGGCGACCCGGCTGCCACACCACAGGCTTTGTTTAAAATGGTTGATAGCGAAAATCCGCCGTTAAGGTTTAACCTGGGCAGCCATAACCTGCCGCTTACACGTAAAACCTATGCCGAGCGTTTAGCCGAATGGGAAGCCTGGGACGAGGTATCAGCATCGGCTCAGGGAAATACCAAATAA
- a CDS encoding PhoH family protein, with product MQKDDKSKPNGRMKIFVLDTSVILYDHSAFQNFQEHDVAIPIQVLEELDDKKSGNDTRNFEARSFIRLIDELFRKDLINHWQPLGGHNKGSFKVVVDPPHLTDDAITIFGTDKADHRILNAALGLQQEYPNKKVVLVSKDICLRLKAKSLNLNAEDYETGKVKNVEELYSGKTRVQATDNIINQLKKQNTLHADVVALGYTGNHFYTLQSKKSDVAVFYNSRLQQLERITEQPIFNISPKNPEQSFAIHALLNPDIKLVTIQGNAGTGKTLLALAGALEQRKYYRQIFITRPIVPLSNKDIGFLPGDVKSKVDPYMAPIWDNLKFIKDQFADDEKMQAKLDELVANDKISIAPLAFIRGRTLSKIFFIVDEAQNLTPHEVKTIISRAGENSKFVFTGDIYQIDTPYLDAESNGLSYLIDKAKGHPLYAHITLQKGERSELANLANDLL from the coding sequence ATGCAAAAAGACGATAAAAGCAAGCCTAACGGCAGAATGAAGATTTTTGTGCTGGATACTTCTGTCATACTGTATGACCATAGCGCTTTTCAAAACTTTCAGGAGCATGATGTGGCCATTCCCATACAGGTGCTGGAGGAGCTGGATGACAAGAAGAGCGGCAATGATACCCGCAACTTTGAAGCCCGCAGCTTTATACGTTTAATTGACGAGTTGTTCCGCAAGGATCTGATCAACCACTGGCAACCGCTTGGCGGCCATAATAAAGGCAGTTTCAAGGTAGTGGTTGACCCACCGCATTTAACAGATGATGCCATCACCATTTTCGGCACAGACAAAGCCGACCACCGCATACTCAACGCCGCCCTTGGTTTGCAGCAGGAGTATCCCAACAAAAAGGTAGTATTGGTGTCAAAAGATATTTGTCTTAGGTTGAAAGCCAAATCACTCAACCTCAATGCAGAAGATTACGAGACCGGCAAGGTAAAGAACGTGGAAGAACTGTATAGCGGCAAAACCCGCGTGCAAGCCACCGACAACATCATCAACCAACTTAAAAAACAAAACACCCTCCATGCCGATGTGGTAGCGTTAGGTTACACAGGCAACCACTTTTATACATTGCAAAGTAAAAAGAGTGATGTGGCCGTATTTTACAACAGTAGGCTGCAACAGTTGGAGCGCATAACCGAGCAGCCTATTTTTAATATCTCCCCTAAAAACCCCGAGCAGTCTTTTGCCATACATGCGCTGCTTAATCCTGATATTAAACTGGTAACCATACAAGGTAACGCGGGCACGGGCAAAACCCTGCTGGCACTGGCCGGAGCACTGGAACAGCGTAAGTATTACCGCCAGATATTTATTACCCGCCCCATTGTTCCATTGAGCAATAAGGATATAGGCTTTTTACCTGGTGATGTAAAATCCAAAGTTGACCCTTACATGGCCCCCATTTGGGATAATCTCAAGTTTATAAAAGATCAGTTTGCTGATGATGAAAAAATGCAGGCCAAACTGGACGAGTTAGTGGCTAATGATAAAATATCTATCGCGCCGTTGGCATTTATCCGAGGTCGTACGTTGAGCAAAATATTTTTTATAGTTGACGAGGCGCAGAACCTTACCCCGCACGAGGTAAAAACCATTATATCCCGCGCAGGAGAGAACAGCAAATTTGTATTCACGGGCGATATTTACCAGATAGATACACCTTATCTGGATGCCGAGAGTAACGGCCTCTCCTACCTGATAGATAAGGCCAAGGGCCACCCGCTATATGCGCACATCACCCTGCAAAAAGGCGAGCGCAGCGAGTTGGCCAATCTTGCTAACGATCTGCTGTAG
- the ispE gene encoding 4-(cytidine 5'-diphospho)-2-C-methyl-D-erythritol kinase: MILFPNAKINIGLNITERRPDGYHNLETIFYPIKINDALEVVESDELTFTSSGLDIPGDMEDNLCVKGYHLLKKDFDLPPVAIHLHKHIPIGAGLGGGSSDAAFFIKLMNQKFELGLSIEQQQNYARILGADCAFFIENKPVFAFEKGDEFESIKLDLSAYHIVLVMPPVHVSTGEAYRGVQPAPVKESLYDLITEPVANWRKHIKNDFEANIFKNHVTIRGVKAALYEAGALYAAMSGSGASVFGIFEQQPDLSHLEADNEVFYGV, from the coding sequence ATGATATTATTCCCCAACGCAAAAATTAACATCGGCTTAAATATAACAGAGCGCCGCCCGGATGGTTACCATAACCTCGAAACCATATTCTACCCCATTAAAATAAATGATGCGCTGGAAGTGGTAGAAAGCGACGAGCTAACTTTTACATCATCGGGCTTGGACATTCCGGGCGATATGGAGGATAACCTGTGCGTTAAGGGCTACCATCTGTTGAAAAAGGACTTTGACCTGCCGCCTGTTGCCATCCATCTGCATAAACATATACCCATCGGCGCAGGTTTGGGTGGAGGGTCATCTGACGCAGCTTTTTTTATCAAGCTGATGAACCAGAAATTTGAACTGGGCCTCAGCATTGAACAACAACAAAACTACGCCCGCATTTTAGGGGCCGACTGCGCGTTTTTCATAGAGAATAAACCTGTGTTCGCGTTTGAGAAGGGCGATGAGTTTGAAAGCATAAAACTGGACCTGTCTGCCTACCATATTGTATTGGTGATGCCACCTGTGCATGTATCAACCGGTGAGGCTTACCGAGGGGTGCAACCTGCACCGGTTAAAGAATCGTTATATGATTTGATTACAGAGCCTGTAGCTAACTGGCGGAAACATATCAAAAATGATTTTGAGGCTAACATATTTAAAAACCATGTTACCATACGTGGTGTGAAGGCGGCTCTATACGAAGCCGGCGCGCTTTACGCTGCCATGAGCGGCAGTGGCGCATCCGTATTTGGTATATTTGAGCAACAACCTGACCTGTCGCATCTGGAAGCAGACAACGAGGTGTTTTACGGCGTTTAA
- a CDS encoding thymidylate synthase, with protein sequence MKQYLDLMRHVMENGTQKHDRTGTGTISVFGYQMRFNLQEGFPLVTTKKLHLKSIIHELIWFLQGDTNIKYLKDNGVRIWDEWADADGNLGPVYGYQWRSWPTPDGGSIDQIKQIIHQIKNNPDSRRIIVSAWNVADVNQMALPPCHSLFQFYVADGKLSCQLYQRSADIFLGVPFNIASYALLTMMVAQVCNLEPGDFIHTFGDAHLYNNHLDQTRLQLSRAPRPLPTMRINPDVKDIFDFKFEDFTLENYDPWPHIKGAVAV encoded by the coding sequence ATGAAACAGTATCTCGACCTGATGCGCCACGTTATGGAAAACGGAACGCAAAAACACGACCGTACCGGCACCGGCACCATAAGCGTGTTTGGTTATCAGATGCGTTTTAACCTGCAGGAAGGTTTTCCATTGGTTACCACTAAAAAGCTTCACCTCAAATCAATCATCCATGAGTTGATCTGGTTTTTGCAGGGCGATACCAATATCAAATATTTGAAGGATAACGGCGTTCGTATTTGGGATGAATGGGCCGATGCCGATGGAAATTTAGGTCCAGTATACGGCTATCAGTGGCGCTCATGGCCAACACCCGATGGCGGAAGCATTGATCAGATCAAACAGATCATTCACCAGATAAAAAACAATCCCGATTCCCGCCGCATCATTGTATCGGCCTGGAACGTGGCAGATGTGAATCAAATGGCTCTGCCGCCCTGCCATTCGCTATTTCAGTTTTATGTTGCCGATGGTAAATTATCTTGTCAGTTGTATCAGCGCAGTGCCGATATATTTTTAGGTGTACCATTTAATATAGCATCATATGCCTTGTTAACCATGATGGTAGCGCAGGTATGTAACCTGGAACCGGGCGATTTCATCCATACTTTTGGCGATGCACACCTATATAATAACCACTTGGACCAAACCCGCCTGCAACTAAGCCGTGCGCCACGCCCATTGCCAACCATGAGGATCAATCCGGATGTGAAAGATATCTTCGATTTTAAATTTGAAGATTTTACTTTGGAGAATTATGACCCGTGGCCGCATATTAAAGGCGCGGTGGCAGTGTAA
- a CDS encoding dihydrofolate reductase — protein MTITIVVAIAQNHAIGKDNKLLWHLPNDLKHFKNITTGGTVIMGRKTYDSVGKPLPNRRNIIITRQKINIEGCEVVNSLDEAVDLCKTEQEVFIVGGAEIYKMAMPVTDRIYLTIVHHDFDADTYFPEIEGNNWTETEREDHQSDEKHKYAYSFITLERR, from the coding sequence ATGACCATCACCATAGTTGTAGCTATTGCTCAAAACCATGCTATTGGCAAGGATAATAAGCTGTTATGGCACTTACCTAACGACCTTAAACATTTTAAAAACATCACAACAGGGGGCACCGTAATAATGGGCCGCAAAACTTATGATTCTGTTGGTAAACCGCTGCCTAATCGACGCAATATTATTATCACACGCCAAAAAATAAACATTGAAGGTTGCGAGGTGGTAAATTCGCTTGATGAGGCTGTGGACTTATGCAAAACCGAGCAGGAAGTGTTTATTGTTGGCGGAGCCGAAATTTACAAAATGGCAATGCCGGTTACAGATCGTATTTACCTCACCATTGTTCACCACGACTTTGATGCAGATACTTATTTTCCTGAAATAGAGGGAAATAATTGGACAGAAACCGAGCGTGAAGATCATCAATCTGATGAAAAACACAAGTATGCTTACTCCTTTATTACGCTTGAGCGCAGGTAA